The following nucleotide sequence is from Mycobacterium sp. 3519A.
TACAGCACGCAGGCAAGGGCGTAGATGTCGGAGCTGGGTTCGATGTCGCCGGTGCGGAAGCGTTCGGGGGCCATGTAGGCCCACGTGCCGATGGTCGCCCCCTCGGAGGTCAGCTTGGTGTCGTCGGCGGCGCGGGCGATGCCGAAGTCGATGAGGTAAGCGAAATCGTTGTCGGCCAACAGGATATTGGACGGCTTGACGTCGCGGTGCACCAGGCCGACGCGGTGGGCGCTGTGCAGCGCGCCTGCGATCTGCTCGATGATGTTGACGGCGCGTGCGGGCGGGAGCGGACCGGACTTGAGCAGGGTGTCGAGGTCGGCGCCGTCGACGAGCCGCATGGTGACGTAGAGGCGGCCGTCGATCTCGCCGACGTCGTGGATGGGAACGACGTGGGGATCGTCGAGACGCGCCGCGGTGCGGGCCTCGCGGCGGAAGCGGCGGTCGAAGTCGGGGTCCTTGGCGAAGTGAGGCAGCAGCATCTTCAACGCCACGACGCGGTCGATGGTGGTGTCGTAGGCCTTCCACACCTCGCCCATACCGCCTTGGCCGAGCAACTCGATCAGTCGATAGCGGCCGAATGGCGTCCCCTCCACGCGCTCACGATAAACCGGGTACGGGGCGCAGGTCCCGCGATCTTTTTCAGCCGCTGCGCGCAGCGACCTTCATTACAGCGCCATGTCCCAGAACGCCACCTCGTGTGCCAGCACGTCGGCGACCAGCTCGTCGTGTCGATCCGGGACGGCCAACACGCCGAGTGCGTCGACGTAGTCCGAGAAGGCAGGCGTAGTCCAGTGCTCGACGAACTCGCCGAACGGGGAGGCGTCGGACGCGGCGGACGTCCACGCGAGCAGGTACACCCGTTCGAGCACCCACAGCGCAGTCACCGCCGCCTCATATGGAATGGCATCCAGTCGCTGCAGCAGTTCGCGGTACGCGAGTGTCGCAGGCAGCGGTCCCTGCGCTAAGTCGATCCCCCGCCGCGCGGCCTGCTCCTCGAACCAGTCCAGTTCCGCGACCAGCGCCACGCAGCCTCCGGCGAGTACCGCCTGGGCTGCGCGCGGCGCGCGTGCCAACAGCCGCGCCTGAAAAGCCAGCAGGTCGCCGACGAACAGGACGTCCTGCGCAAGCCACCGGTCAAACGCGGAATCCGTGATAGCGCCGTCGCGCACCGCGTCGAGAAAGGGATGCCGGGTAGCCGCCGACCAGAGCGAATCAAGCACGCCCCGAAGGATAGTCACGGTGCTATCGGGGCCAGGGCGCGCCCGCTCGAGTCAGGCCATCTCAGGCACACGCAGGTGTGCGATGGCCAGGTCGAAGTCGCACTGGTCGAGTATCTCTGCGTGGGCGTCCTTGCTACCCGTGGTTCTGATCCTGTCCAACGCGTCCTTGTTTTGCTCGAGGGCTTCGGCGTTGTCGAAGGTCGCCGCGGTCACGCCACGACCGGATGCTCGGTCGACGAGCAGGCTGGCACTGCAGAATCCGTCCAGCTCCTCGAGGGCGGGCAGGATCGTCGTCTTGAAGAAGTCGATCCCTCGGTCGATTTGATCCGGATCGACCTTGACCCAGGTGGCCCGGACACAGCAGCCGTCACCCGCTCGGTGCTCGCGGTGCATGGCAGCGACCTCCCATTCCTCGACCTGCGCGCTGCCACCGAAGAGCCCAGCGGCCTCGTCGCGAATCGGCCGCACGCTCTCCGCGCTCGCCCGCATCGACTCCTCGGAATCCCAGGAGCTGGTGGCGATGCAGCGGCCGGACGTTCGGTCGACCATCAAGGACATGCCGACACATCCGGGAATACCCTCGAGCGCGGGCAGCACGGTATCGCGTATATGCGCAATACCGGCGTCGATGGATGAAGGCTGCGCCTGGATTGAGGTGCTTCGTGCGTACATGATCTGCCTCCGGTCTATGTGGGGCAGCGTCTCGACGGCGCCGCCGGACCACTTCATCGTCCTCCCACCGGCACGGCATGGCAATGGGAGCTGAAACGTGCTGTGCGCCCGCACAATACGCACTTCATAAGCAAGCGCAGCTAATGAGTTCAGCGGACCGCTGGGATGCGCCATCCTGTTACGGAGTAAGTGAATCTGCCCCGCCAGGACCCGTCGAATTTGTATGCTCTAGTTCGCTGTTCAAATAGCAGTGCTAACGGCGTGTCGCTTCGGGGGTGGCAACGTGGAGGCTTTGTTCACGAGTCAAGTCGGCGGGGCCGGCCTGCGCGATCGGATCCTCTCGGTGCTCCAGGACGCCGTCGATCTGGCCGGCGATCACCAGGTCGACGTCCACATCATGACGTTCTCCTTCACCGACGCCCAGATCGCCAACCGGCTTGTCGAGGCGGCACGCGCGCGGCCGAACCTGTCGATACGTCTGCTCGCCGACTGGAATCAGGGCGCCGAAGGCACCGGACGCAAAGTCCGCGCGTTGGCTGCGCTCGGACTGCCCAACCTCGAGGTGAGGTACAAGAAGGACCAGCCGTACGTCTGGGACGCCGACGCCTGCCGGATGCGGTGGTCGTATCAGGCCAGCCGGGGCCTCCTGCACCACAAGACGTTGGCGGTGCTGGTCGACGGGCGGCCACGCACGCTGTTGTGCGGAAGCTTCAACTGGTCGAAACGATCGGCGAAGTCGTACGAGAATCTCATCGCGTTCACCGCAGACGATCCCGCGTCGCTGAACCTGATGACCGCTGTCGAGCGGGAGTTCGAGGCGTTGTGGTGTGACGGCGCCGCCACGCTGTCGCCCGACGAGGTCCGCGCGCACTACGCCGCGGTTCTCAAGGAATACCAACAGGATTCGGCGCGTGACGCCGCATTGGTAGTCGGGGTGGCGTGCGGGTCGGGTGCTGCGCTCGAGATCCTGCGCGACGGGGACGCGCCCGACGGTGCAACGGGTTCGCCGTATGCGCAGATCGCCTTCAGTTCCCGCGCACCGGAACAGGCCGAGGCCGCCGCCGGGTACGCCGAAGCCAACCGGCGCAACCGGTTCGAGATGTGCAAACCGTCGGGGAAGACCAAACAGGTCCCGGTGACGTTGTCGACGCTCGCGTTGGACACCATCGCCCGCGCGCAACCGGGCGAGCATCTGCTGGTGGCCATGTACGCGCTGTCTGTCCGGGTGCCCGAGTACGGCGAACTCCTGGCCGCGGCCCGCCGCGGGGTACGCCTGCTCATCGTGTTGGACGGCCACGCCGGTGTGCGCCCGCTGTCGCAATTGGCCGAGGCGGCATACGGAAAAGAGAAGCTGCCCATCCACCTTCGGGCCACCGGACGCAAGACCATGCACCAGAAGTACATCGTCCATCCCGAGAGCCGGACCGTGCTGACCGGCACCGCGAACCTGTCGACCGACGCGTCGGACCGGCACAGCGAGCACCGGATCCTCTGGCGCGGCGACGCGCAAGCGACCGACGCGTTCGTCGCGGACTTCGAGACCATGTGGCAGCGGCTGGCCCCGCCGTTCAAGTCGCGTGCCGCCGCACCGGCGTACGGATCTTGACGTAACGCCCAGGCTGGGCGTAGCTTTTCGGCTAGCGAGACGGCCGCCGCGTCGTTCCCGTTGTTAATGATTAGTGCTTACGCCGGGTCATTCTTCCTCACCTCAACCGTGAAGCGCGTAGGCGATGTCGTCAGTCATGTGTCTGCTGCTGTATGGCAGTCGCGCGCGCGGAGACTTTGACGCTGACTCTGACGTCGACCTGACCGCGATCACCGCGGATGACGCACCCACGCCGGTGTCGTTCGGACGGGCCACGGTGATGGCCGAACCGCTCGACGATGCGCTGCGCGCCGCCCGGTCGGGCAGCCTGTTCGCCTACCACCTGGTGTCTGAGGGCAGGGTGTTGTTCGAGTCCGAGCCGGTGTTCGCACGAATCCAGCGAGCCTTCCAGTTCCGCGACGACTACACCCCGGTCATCAAAGACTGCGCAGAGGCCGGCTGGTTTTTGGTGCGACATCACGAGAAGGCCACCGACGCACGCAAATTCAACCATGCAGTCGCATGGTGCACCCGAGAGATGCTCATCGCCAAGGCGGCGATGGTGCGAGAACCCGTCTTCTCCGCCGACGGTCTGGCCGAGTTCGTCGGGTGTGCCGCCGTCGCGCCGGTGATCCGCGGCAAGCGCAGCTCGGTCATCGACCCGGAGGTTGTGCGGCAATTCCGAGGCATCCTCGACGAATTCGGCACGCCGGAACCGACGCCGCTGCCCTCCATGCTTACCGCCGAGCGCAGGTTTCGGGACGCTCGAAACTCCGCTGGCGTGATCGCGATGCGCGCCTTCCGCAACCCCACCGACACGGATATCAAAGGCAGGGAACATGTCTCAGCTCGATGATCAGTTCGACCTCGACATCCGGTTGGCCCCGTTCGTGCGTCCGCTCGCCACGTTGACCGAAGAGATGCGTGACACTGGCGGGTGGGAGTGCTATTCCGTCGACGCGAGCTGCGGCGAGACCTGCCCGTGCAGCACCGTCGAGACCTGCGATCAACGCCTGGAGGACTGCGGCTACCCGTTCACCTACCCGGGGAACTATTGCGAGGACCAATCCGACGGCTGCGGTGAGACTGGGGGCACCTGCGTCAACTGCCCCGATCCCGGCACCGATGGGTGCGACGGCTAGACGCCCGTGGACGCGCTGACCGTTGCCGTCGACACCGCGCGGCGGCTGCGCGCAGACCCAGGCGCAGCCGGCTTATGGGGAGGGTGCGCCGGGTTGGCGGTGCTGGCGGCGGCCCTGGACACGGTGGAGCCCGAATGTGGTTGGGATGGCGTCGGGTTCGATTATTTGCGCCATGCGGTCCGCGGCATGGAAGCGGATCCGAAGCCGGCGGTCGGACTGGGTGGCCTCGCTGGCTTGGCCACCGCGGCATCGCTGCTGTCCCGTGACGGCAGGCGGTACGACACGCTGTTGACCACACTGGACACCGCGATCGTCGACCGCGTCGGGCAGGTGTCCGACGGTGTGCTGCAGTCACGACCACACGGCGTCCCGGTGTCGCTGTTCGACGTGATCACCGGATTGGCCGGAGCCGGACGGTATCTACTCGGCCGAACGTCAGCACCCTGTCGGGCGGCGCTGGAGAAGCTATTGCGTGCGCTGGTGTATCTCTCGGAGGACGGTGGGGACGCGGTTCCGCATTGGCACACCACCTTCAATCACTCGACCGACAACCTGCGCGCGAACTATCCCGATCGTCACGTCAATCTCGGTCTCGCGCATGGGATTCCGGGGCCGCTCGCACTGCTGTCGCTGGCCGCCAGTGAAGATGTCGAGGTTACCGGTCAACGCGACGCGATCATTCGCACCGCCGACCGGATCGTGCACGCGCAGTGTCGCGACGAATGGGGGGTCGGCTTCCCGGTGGCCGCCGCGTTGACACAAACGACCGCGTCACCGGCGCGTTCAGCGTGGTGCTACGGGTCGCCGGGGGTGGCGCGAGCACTGTGGCTTGCCGGGGCGGCGACGGGCCGGTCCGACTACCGCAATCTTGCGGTGGCCGCGATGACCGCTGTGTTCAAGAGGCCCATCCCGCAGCGGCGGATCGATTCGCCCACGCTGTGTCACGGTGTGGCAGGCCTGCTTCAGATCACCCTGCGCTTCTCGCGCGACGGCGCAGGATCAGCCTTCTCGGCTGCCGCTGAGCAACTCACCACACAACTGCTCGACGCCCACGAACCCGACGGTCGGTTCGGCTACCGCGATCTCAAGCCGACAGGCGAACACATCGACAATCCCGGCCTGTTGGAAGGTGCGGCAGGCGTGGCGCTGGTCTTGCTGACCGCGGCCACGCCGGTGGAGCCGATCTGGGACCGGGTCCTGATGTTGTCATGACGCTGTACGAACCGTTGGATTTCGCGGTGGTCCGGGCGCCGCTACTGCCCGTCGACACACTCGACGCGTGCACTGGAGACTTGCGCGGCGCGCTGACGAGCGAGGCGCGCTCAGCACTCGCGGTGGCGAGCATGACGTTCAGCGACGCGCTGGCCAAGGACGGCGTCGGCCCGCTGCGCCCACGCACCGAATCCACGTTGCGCCGATACCTCATCCGGATGTCTACGCGGCCAACGCCGCTGGGCTTGTTCGCGGGGGTGGGCCTGGCCAGTTGGGGTGAGCGCACCGACATCGAACTGATCGCCGATCATCGGCCACGGCGCACCCGCCCGGACGCGGGCTGGCTGATGACGCTTGTGGATCGTGCGGAATCCGATCCGCGGATCCGCCGACAGCTGTGTGTCCGGGCGAACCCGCTGGCGCTGGCGCGGGCCGGACGGATCTTCCTCGCCGAGAGGGCGTCCCGTGACAACGGCGCGGCGCTGTCGGTGTCGGTGCGGGCCACCGACGTGGTCAAGCGGACCATGGCGGCGGCACGGACACCGATCCGCTTCGACGACCTGACAGCGCATCTGCTCGAGACGACGCCAGGAGCGACGGTCGAGCAAGTGACCACGTTGGTGGATCGGCTGTGTGAGCAGACGCTGTTGCTGACTGATCTGCATCCTCCGTTGACGGTTGCCTCGCCGGCGCGCTACGTGCTGGAGAAGTTGACGTCCATCCCTGCTGCGGGGCCGGTCCGCGCACAGCTTTCCGACGTTCTAGAGGCTGCCGACCAGTGGGATGCCGAGCAGTCACCGGACGAAGCAGGTTTCCGGACGCTGACAGCGCGGGCGAACGATGCGGTAACGGCGGAAGATGCGCCGCTGCAGGTGGATTCGGCGCTCAGTTTCGCTTCCGCCACGGTGTCGAAGCGCATCGCCATCGACGCGGCGCGCGCGGCGGAGTTGTTGCTTCGGGTGAGTCGCAGTGCGCGTGGGCCCGCGACGTTGGAAACGTACCGGCGGATGTTCGAGCAGCGGTACGGGGGACATCGCGAGGTGCCGCTGGTCGAGATGGTCGATCCGCACGTAGGCATCGGGCCGCTGCCGCTCACAGCGTCGGGTGAACCGGGTGGTCGGAATCAGGTGCTCGTGGATTTGGCGGCGGAGGCGTTGCGCAGCAGGAGTCGCGAGGTCTTCCTGGACGACAACGTAATTGAGCAGCTCGCCACCGGTGACATGTCGGCGACCGGGGTGCCGCTGTCGCTCGACGTCGATGTCGTGGTTTCGGCGGAATCACGGGAGGCGATCGACGCCGGTGAGTACGACCTCGTGGTAGGCCCAAGCATCGGCAGCGGGGCGGCCGGGCGGATGCTGGGCCGGTTCGCGGATTTCGTGCCGGACGCGCCGAAGGCGTTGGCGCAGGTGGCCGCCGCCGAGGCGGAACGCGCACCGGGGCAGGTGATCGCCGAACTGATCTATCAGCCGAGGGCGCGCAGATTGGGCAACGTGTCCACGCGGCCGAATCCGCGGCGCTACGAGATCGCGATCGACGTGCCGGCCAGCACCGATGCCGAGCACACCATCGGAGCCGACGAACTGGTGGTGGGTGTGCGTGACGGCAGGTTCCGGGTGCGGTGGACGCGCACCGGCGAAGAGGTGATGGTCACCGCTGGCCATATGCTCACGTCGACGCGCGCACCGGCCGTCGCCCGGTTCCTCTCCGAGGTGGGGCGCCATCAGACACGGCAACTCAATGCGTTCTCGTGGGGACCGGCGGCGTCGTTCCCGTTTCTGCCGCGGGTGCGGTGCGGGCGGATCGTGTTGTCGTTGGCGCAGTGGCGATTGCGCGCGGACGACTTCGTGTCGGGGCTCGACGATGCGGCGGCGTTCCGCACCGAACTCGATGTGTGGCGGGCACGGTGGGATGCCCCGGCCGCGGTGGTGGTCGCGGCCGGCGATCACCGGCTGACGCTGGATCTGACGCGAGACGCGGAGGAACTACGTCGAGAGTTGCGGATCCGCGGTTCACTTGTTGTCCAAGAACAATTCCCGGGACCGGACCGCACCTGGTTACCCGACAGCGCCGGCCGTCGATTCGCGGCCGAGTTCGTGGTTCCGCTGATCCGCCGCGCGCCGACGCCGGCGCCGCCCACGGGCCCGGTGGGTGGCTGGCGAGCGGACTTGAGGCCGCCGGGCAGCGATTGGTTGTTTGTGAAGTTGTACTCCCCTGCGGATCTGGAAGAGGAGTTGCTCAGGGGACCGGTGCGGGCATTGACGCGGGAGGTGGCGGGGGAGGGCTTCGGTGAGTGGTTCTTCATTCGATACAGCGATCCGCGCAGGCACATTCGGTTGCGGTTCCGCGGCGACCCCGAGCGCTTGCTGAGGGACTTGCTGCCGCGGATCACGGCGTGGGCGTCGGAGTTGACCAATGTTGGTATGTGCGAACGATTCTCGATCGACACATACGAGCGGGAGTTGGATCGGTTCGGAGGGCCGGACGGCCTGGCGGCGTCGGAGGAGTTCTTCTGCGCGGACAGTGTGGTGGTGAGCGATTTGTTGGCTTGTCCCGTGATGGAGCCATTGCCGACTGCGGTGATAACTGTCGACGCGATATTGCGGGGATTGGGGATGGACAGACAGGACCGAGGCCTATGGTGCGCGGCCAGATCGGGAGCCAAGTCTGAGTCCGGTGCGGATTATCGGGAATGGAAGCAGCTCTTACGGCCGATGCTTGCCGGCGGCACCGCACCGCCACCGCTCGACGGCGTTTTGGGTCGACTTCGAACGGCGAGCGCCCAACTGCACAACGCCACAACAAAACTCCACGGCGCGGGGCGTATGTCATGCGCGCCGATTGACCTGTATGGCAGCCTCGTACATCTACACCTGAACCGACTGCTGGGAGCCGACCGGGCCACCGAACGTCGGGTGTATGGGCTGTTGGGACGGCTATTGCACGGCCTCACTGTGCGGCATTGAGCCGCATTCCCATGGTCGGAGAATTTGCACGCGTCTCTCGGTCAGCAGCGGACGAATCTTCGCGACGACAATGTCTTGGTAGTGGTCCGATGCCTGATGTGCCGCAAGCGCGTCCTCGTCGCGGTACCGCTCGATGAGCACGATGCCGGTAGGATCGTCCCGCTGCTGAAAGATTTCGTAGCCTTCACAACCCGGTTCGGCCAAGGATCGAGGGCGTAGGTCGGCCAGTAGGTCTCGGACCGTGTCGATTGACTCCTCGGTGGTTTGCCAATCCGCCACCACCACAACTGATGTCACGGGATCA
It contains:
- a CDS encoding serine/threonine-protein kinase — translated: MEGTPFGRYRLIELLGQGGMGEVWKAYDTTIDRVVALKMLLPHFAKDPDFDRRFRREARTAARLDDPHVVPIHDVGEIDGRLYVTMRLVDGADLDTLLKSGPLPPARAVNIIEQIAGALHSAHRVGLVHRDVKPSNILLADNDFAYLIDFGIARAADDTKLTSEGATIGTWAYMAPERFRTGDIEPSSDIYALACVLYQCLTGETPFPGSTLEQVAVGHMVAPPPRPSQTSNTVPPGLDRVIETGLAKQTTDRYPTAVEMAAAARQAITEPTDQSHSAPTQAAPVVHSNWGQPPAMSTTTPTSAPARMSGVRDERFGGPETLVPHTTHPGRRTRRRRRAHRRRRLRGRAAHPRRQARDASRDGRRPRNL
- a CDS encoding TenA family transcriptional regulator, which produces MLDSLWSAATRHPFLDAVRDGAITDSAFDRWLAQDVLFVGDLLAFQARLLARAPRAAQAVLAGGCVALVAELDWFEEQAARRGIDLAQGPLPATLAYRELLQRLDAIPYEAAVTALWVLERVYLLAWTSAASDASPFGEFVEHWTTPAFSDYVDALGVLAVPDRHDELVADVLAHEVAFWDMAL
- a CDS encoding phospholipase D-like domain-containing protein — translated: MEALFTSQVGGAGLRDRILSVLQDAVDLAGDHQVDVHIMTFSFTDAQIANRLVEAARARPNLSIRLLADWNQGAEGTGRKVRALAALGLPNLEVRYKKDQPYVWDADACRMRWSYQASRGLLHHKTLAVLVDGRPRTLLCGSFNWSKRSAKSYENLIAFTADDPASLNLMTAVEREFEALWCDGAATLSPDEVRAHYAAVLKEYQQDSARDAALVVGVACGSGAALEILRDGDAPDGATGSPYAQIAFSSRAPEQAEAAAGYAEANRRNRFEMCKPSGKTKQVPVTLSTLALDTIARAQPGEHLLVAMYALSVRVPEYGELLAAARRGVRLLIVLDGHAGVRPLSQLAEAAYGKEKLPIHLRATGRKTMHQKYIVHPESRTVLTGTANLSTDASDRHSEHRILWRGDAQATDAFVADFETMWQRLAPPFKSRAAAPAYGS
- a CDS encoding nucleotidyltransferase domain-containing protein, whose amino-acid sequence is MSSVMCLLLYGSRARGDFDADSDVDLTAITADDAPTPVSFGRATVMAEPLDDALRAARSGSLFAYHLVSEGRVLFESEPVFARIQRAFQFRDDYTPVIKDCAEAGWFLVRHHEKATDARKFNHAVAWCTREMLIAKAAMVREPVFSADGLAEFVGCAAVAPVIRGKRSSVIDPEVVRQFRGILDEFGTPEPTPLPSMLTAERRFRDARNSAGVIAMRAFRNPTDTDIKGREHVSAR
- a CDS encoding lanthionine synthetase C family protein, coding for MDALTVAVDTARRLRADPGAAGLWGGCAGLAVLAAALDTVEPECGWDGVGFDYLRHAVRGMEADPKPAVGLGGLAGLATAASLLSRDGRRYDTLLTTLDTAIVDRVGQVSDGVLQSRPHGVPVSLFDVITGLAGAGRYLLGRTSAPCRAALEKLLRALVYLSEDGGDAVPHWHTTFNHSTDNLRANYPDRHVNLGLAHGIPGPLALLSLAASEDVEVTGQRDAIIRTADRIVHAQCRDEWGVGFPVAAALTQTTASPARSAWCYGSPGVARALWLAGAATGRSDYRNLAVAAMTAVFKRPIPQRRIDSPTLCHGVAGLLQITLRFSRDGAGSAFSAAAEQLTTQLLDAHEPDGRFGYRDLKPTGEHIDNPGLLEGAAGVALVLLTAATPVEPIWDRVLMLS
- a CDS encoding lantibiotic dehydratase, which codes for MTLYEPLDFAVVRAPLLPVDTLDACTGDLRGALTSEARSALAVASMTFSDALAKDGVGPLRPRTESTLRRYLIRMSTRPTPLGLFAGVGLASWGERTDIELIADHRPRRTRPDAGWLMTLVDRAESDPRIRRQLCVRANPLALARAGRIFLAERASRDNGAALSVSVRATDVVKRTMAAARTPIRFDDLTAHLLETTPGATVEQVTTLVDRLCEQTLLLTDLHPPLTVASPARYVLEKLTSIPAAGPVRAQLSDVLEAADQWDAEQSPDEAGFRTLTARANDAVTAEDAPLQVDSALSFASATVSKRIAIDAARAAELLLRVSRSARGPATLETYRRMFEQRYGGHREVPLVEMVDPHVGIGPLPLTASGEPGGRNQVLVDLAAEALRSRSREVFLDDNVIEQLATGDMSATGVPLSLDVDVVVSAESREAIDAGEYDLVVGPSIGSGAAGRMLGRFADFVPDAPKALAQVAAAEAERAPGQVIAELIYQPRARRLGNVSTRPNPRRYEIAIDVPASTDAEHTIGADELVVGVRDGRFRVRWTRTGEEVMVTAGHMLTSTRAPAVARFLSEVGRHQTRQLNAFSWGPAASFPFLPRVRCGRIVLSLAQWRLRADDFVSGLDDAAAFRTELDVWRARWDAPAAVVVAAGDHRLTLDLTRDAEELRRELRIRGSLVVQEQFPGPDRTWLPDSAGRRFAAEFVVPLIRRAPTPAPPTGPVGGWRADLRPPGSDWLFVKLYSPADLEEELLRGPVRALTREVAGEGFGEWFFIRYSDPRRHIRLRFRGDPERLLRDLLPRITAWASELTNVGMCERFSIDTYERELDRFGGPDGLAASEEFFCADSVVVSDLLACPVMEPLPTAVITVDAILRGLGMDRQDRGLWCAARSGAKSESGADYREWKQLLRPMLAGGTAPPPLDGVLGRLRTASAQLHNATTKLHGAGRMSCAPIDLYGSLVHLHLNRLLGADRATERRVYGLLGRLLHGLTVRH
- a CDS encoding putative quinol monooxygenase, which produces MTSVVVVADWQTTEESIDTVRDLLADLRPRSLAEPGCEGYEIFQQRDDPTGIVLIERYRDEDALAAHQASDHYQDIVVAKIRPLLTERRVQILRPWECGSMPHSEAVQ